Proteins from a single region of Haloterrigena alkaliphila:
- a CDS encoding IMPACT family protein translates to MSGTYRTVAAPASAEFVVQGSEFVGHVRPVESVSAAEAFVDAVAEEYADATHNVPAYRVRTGGGDGGGDDGTGGHFLREYSSDDGEPSGSAGKPALNVLTQQDLENCAVVVTRYYGGTNLGVGGLVRAYSRAVKDAVEAAGIVEERPHERVSVTVDYDDSGTVRGILESEGYEFEADYQAEVSFAVRVPLEEAGAFRDRLRSATSGRVDLG, encoded by the coding sequence GTGAGCGGGACCTACCGGACCGTCGCGGCGCCGGCCTCCGCCGAGTTCGTCGTTCAAGGGTCGGAGTTCGTCGGCCACGTTCGCCCCGTCGAGTCCGTCTCGGCCGCCGAGGCGTTCGTCGACGCGGTCGCCGAGGAGTACGCCGACGCGACCCACAACGTGCCGGCCTACCGCGTGCGAACGGGCGGTGGCGACGGTGGGGGCGACGATGGGACTGGCGGTCACTTCCTCCGGGAGTACTCGAGCGACGACGGCGAACCGTCCGGCTCCGCGGGAAAGCCGGCGCTGAACGTCCTCACCCAGCAGGACCTCGAGAACTGCGCGGTCGTCGTCACGCGCTACTACGGCGGGACGAACCTCGGCGTCGGCGGCCTCGTCCGGGCGTACTCGCGCGCGGTGAAAGACGCCGTCGAGGCGGCCGGCATCGTCGAGGAGCGACCCCACGAGCGCGTCTCGGTCACCGTCGACTACGACGATTCGGGGACGGTACGGGGCATCCTCGAGAGCGAGGGCTACGAGTTCGAAGCGGACTACCAAGCCGAGGTTTCCTTCGCCGTTCGGGTGCCCCTTGAGGAGGCCGGCGCGTTTCGGGATCGACTGCGGAGCGCGACGAGCGGCCGGGTCGACCTCGGGTAA
- a CDS encoding S9 family peptidase produces the protein MNRIEAADYREIVHTEEPRISPNDERVAFVRRTPADDESYTASIFVVPVGGDETTQFTASDGVDSQPRWSPDGDRLAFVSTRGDGDRQQVWLVPTDGGEARRLTAVVGGVDDLEWSPDGSRLLFTQRVTPADCEAGRDRAVDSDYEHEDPDPRVIDRMSYRAGTEYADGRRRHVYLLEVDEALSVSPEDDPAGDAITRLTGDGPADAAVDYVSPTWGDDETIYYAAKAAAAGEEPDDTLTYDLYEHDVESEAQRASDQRAGSEATRESGDIEAFTRTTGWLESGSIDATDDGRVAFEWTPEERPSMRQTEIRVHDRETGAERTPTEALDRTVGHRCGFQWAPDGETLYFTTPDEGSRACWSVPSDASAEPTRVLGDGATISDFDVGENAVAAVYSEWDHPGDVFVTTRGGNEEHRLTRVNGDYLADRPVRQPEEVWFESDGKSIQGWLLTPPEFDADAASDESYPLVVEIHGGPHAHWTTAGTMWHEFQTLAARGYVVFWCNPRGSTGYGEDHATAIERDWGAVTLTDVLAGVETVCERDYVDDDEVFVTGGSFGGFMTAWAVTQSDRFEAAVSQRGVYDLTGFYGSTDAFKLIEGDFDATPWEEPAFFWDQSPAAHVADVDTPTLVMHSDRDYRTPANTAELFYLGLKKHGVDTRLVRYPREGHELSRSGEPAHVVDRLERIARWFDGYSAHREAPPALERDPDGGLSSAGGETNGGERRDGDDARAE, from the coding sequence ATGAACCGGATCGAGGCGGCCGACTACCGCGAAATCGTTCACACCGAGGAACCGCGGATCTCCCCGAACGACGAGCGCGTGGCGTTCGTCCGCCGGACGCCCGCGGACGACGAGTCGTATACGGCGTCGATCTTCGTCGTGCCGGTCGGCGGCGACGAGACGACGCAGTTCACCGCCAGCGACGGCGTCGACAGTCAGCCCCGCTGGAGTCCCGACGGCGACCGACTCGCGTTCGTCAGTACCCGCGGCGACGGCGACCGGCAGCAGGTCTGGCTCGTCCCGACCGACGGCGGCGAAGCGCGCCGACTCACGGCCGTCGTCGGCGGCGTCGACGACCTCGAGTGGAGTCCGGATGGCTCCCGACTGCTGTTCACCCAGCGCGTCACCCCCGCGGACTGCGAGGCGGGTCGGGACCGTGCGGTCGATTCCGACTACGAACACGAGGACCCCGATCCGCGGGTGATCGACCGGATGAGCTACCGCGCCGGAACCGAGTACGCCGACGGTCGGCGGCGCCACGTCTACCTCCTCGAGGTCGATGAAGCGCTCTCTGTGTCGCCGGAAGACGATCCCGCAGGCGATGCGATCACCCGGCTCACCGGCGACGGGCCGGCCGACGCAGCGGTCGACTACGTCTCCCCCACGTGGGGCGACGACGAGACGATCTACTACGCGGCCAAGGCCGCGGCGGCGGGCGAGGAACCCGACGACACGCTGACGTACGATCTGTACGAACACGACGTGGAGAGCGAGGCGCAACGCGCCTCGGACCAGCGAGCGGGGAGCGAAGCGACCCGTGAGAGCGGCGATATCGAGGCGTTCACTCGGACGACGGGCTGGCTCGAGTCCGGCTCGATCGACGCCACCGACGACGGCCGGGTCGCCTTCGAGTGGACGCCCGAGGAGCGGCCCTCGATGCGCCAGACCGAAATTCGGGTCCACGACCGCGAGACGGGCGCGGAACGGACGCCGACGGAGGCGCTCGATCGGACCGTCGGCCACCGCTGTGGGTTCCAGTGGGCGCCCGACGGCGAGACGCTGTACTTCACGACGCCGGACGAGGGCTCGCGAGCGTGCTGGTCGGTCCCGAGCGATGCGAGCGCCGAGCCGACGCGAGTACTCGGCGACGGTGCGACGATTTCGGACTTCGACGTCGGCGAGAACGCCGTCGCCGCCGTCTACAGCGAGTGGGACCACCCCGGCGACGTCTTCGTCACCACGCGGGGGGGCAACGAGGAGCATCGGCTGACGCGGGTCAACGGCGACTACCTCGCCGATCGGCCGGTCCGCCAGCCCGAGGAGGTGTGGTTCGAAAGCGACGGCAAATCAATTCAGGGCTGGCTCCTCACGCCACCGGAGTTCGACGCCGACGCCGCGTCCGACGAGTCGTACCCGCTCGTCGTCGAGATTCACGGCGGTCCCCACGCCCACTGGACGACCGCCGGGACGATGTGGCACGAGTTCCAGACGCTGGCGGCGCGGGGGTACGTCGTCTTCTGGTGCAACCCGCGCGGGTCGACGGGCTACGGCGAGGACCACGCGACGGCCATCGAGCGCGACTGGGGCGCAGTCACCCTGACCGACGTCCTCGCGGGCGTCGAGACGGTCTGCGAGCGCGACTACGTGGACGACGACGAGGTGTTCGTTACCGGCGGCAGCTTCGGCGGGTTCATGACCGCCTGGGCGGTCACCCAGAGCGACCGCTTCGAGGCGGCCGTCTCCCAGCGCGGCGTCTACGACCTCACCGGCTTCTACGGCTCGACGGACGCGTTCAAACTGATCGAGGGCGACTTCGACGCGACGCCGTGGGAGGAACCCGCGTTCTTCTGGGACCAATCGCCCGCGGCACACGTCGCCGACGTCGACACGCCGACGCTCGTGATGCACTCGGATCGGGACTACCGCACGCCCGCGAACACGGCGGAACTGTTCTACCTCGGGCTCAAGAAACACGGCGTCGACACGCGACTGGTCAGGTATCCGCGGGAGGGCCACGAACTCTCCCGCTCGGGCGAACCCGCCCACGTCGTCGACCGCCTCGAGCGCATCGCCCGCTGGTTCGACGGCTACTCGGCCCATCGCGAGGCACCGCCGGCGCTCGAGCGCGACCCCGACGGGGGGCTCTCGAGCGCCGGCGGCGAGACGAACGGCGGTGAGAGACGCGACGGCGACGACGCTCGAGCGGAGTAA
- a CDS encoding YgaP family membrane protein — MDRNVGGFDRTLRVVLGIVLLLVGYRNRDRTAGTLAFVAGSDIVATAVIQRCPVNALFGIDTCAAE, encoded by the coding sequence ATGGATAGAAACGTCGGCGGATTCGACCGCACGCTGCGCGTCGTCCTCGGAATAGTGCTGTTGCTCGTCGGCTACCGGAACCGGGATCGGACGGCCGGCACGCTCGCCTTCGTCGCCGGCAGCGACATCGTCGCGACGGCGGTCATCCAGCGCTGTCCGGTCAACGCCCTCTTCGGAATCGACACGTGCGCCGCTGAGTGA
- a CDS encoding cupin domain-containing protein yields the protein MEYTVVDPDELEAVEDRPCDLRRLSDAAGLENVAINRFRAEPGEQLPLAYHYHEQQEEAFVVLSGTLHVETPEGEFEVPAGDMFAAQPESAHRAYNPDDAESAVEVVAIGAPPASDDAVPYDADE from the coding sequence ATGGAGTACACCGTCGTCGATCCCGACGAACTCGAGGCAGTCGAGGACCGCCCCTGCGACCTGCGCCGACTGAGCGACGCGGCCGGCCTCGAGAACGTCGCGATCAACCGGTTTCGCGCCGAACCCGGCGAGCAACTGCCGCTGGCCTACCACTACCACGAGCAACAGGAGGAGGCGTTCGTCGTGCTCTCGGGGACCCTGCACGTCGAGACGCCCGAGGGCGAGTTCGAGGTTCCGGCGGGCGATATGTTCGCCGCGCAACCCGAGTCGGCTCACCGCGCGTACAACCCCGACGACGCAGAAAGCGCGGTCGAAGTGGTCGCCATCGGCGCGCCGCCGGCCAGCGACGACGCCGTTCCCTACGACGCCGACGAGTAG
- the upp gene encoding uracil phosphoribosyltransferase, with protein sequence MTIEDRDNAHLVTHALAKDTLSRIRDVETEQVSFRKGLVKLGRICGYEIIDGRMETEYVEIETPLETTMGERVRGLDDVVIINVLRAATPFVEGLLKAFPRARQGVISASRNEEAGREDDGSFPITVDYVKLPEITEEDTVIVADPMLATGSTMCTVLEHVVENSPEPENLIVLSAVSAPEGLLRVGEACPEADLLTVSIDDRLDEDGFIVPGLGDAGDRAFRTT encoded by the coding sequence ATGACGATCGAAGACCGGGACAACGCCCATCTCGTCACCCACGCACTGGCGAAGGACACGCTGAGCCGGATCCGCGACGTCGAAACCGAGCAGGTCAGCTTTCGGAAGGGACTGGTCAAGCTGGGTCGGATCTGCGGCTACGAGATCATCGACGGCCGGATGGAGACCGAGTACGTCGAGATCGAGACGCCGCTGGAGACCACGATGGGCGAGCGGGTGCGCGGCCTCGACGACGTCGTGATCATCAACGTCCTGCGCGCGGCGACGCCGTTCGTCGAGGGACTGCTGAAGGCCTTCCCGCGTGCGCGACAGGGCGTCATCAGCGCGAGTCGCAACGAGGAGGCCGGCCGGGAGGACGACGGCTCGTTCCCCATCACCGTCGACTACGTGAAACTCCCCGAGATCACCGAGGAGGACACCGTGATCGTCGCGGACCCGATGCTCGCGACCGGGAGCACGATGTGTACCGTCCTCGAGCACGTCGTCGAGAACTCGCCGGAGCCGGAGAACCTGATCGTCCTCTCGGCGGTCTCGGCCCCCGAGGGGCTGCTCCGGGTCGGCGAGGCGTGCCCCGAGGCCGACCTGCTGACGGTCTCGATCGACGACCGCCTCGACGAGGACGGCTTCATCGTCCCCGGACTGGGCGACGCCGGCGACCGGGCGTTCCGCACGACCTGA
- a CDS encoding DUF5828 family protein → MEESISGFKVRGDWGDVVEHGERITRALRDAGVHDGEDESDVDFTPAFEEWEEWRPKAHETLDSDVSEKTADQASVEEGKGEKAGKNPDEDIKTAGEKLSESYERLEDDDAEGAVGNWRESIDYVARAADSASRKALRRVEDTVYQNVMTQLAPYYFDNELISANIQQAARNGGNGEQFVFEVNVNDDVLKDDVSDRLAEYEDEVDRWHVGVEKDTDAAEAIEGAEPPPEPDDDSRSTTN, encoded by the coding sequence ATGGAAGAGAGTATCTCGGGATTCAAGGTTCGCGGTGACTGGGGCGACGTCGTCGAACACGGCGAGCGCATCACCCGCGCGCTGCGTGACGCCGGCGTCCACGACGGCGAGGACGAGTCCGACGTCGACTTCACTCCCGCTTTCGAGGAGTGGGAGGAGTGGCGACCCAAGGCCCACGAGACGCTCGACAGCGACGTCAGCGAGAAGACGGCCGATCAGGCCAGCGTCGAGGAGGGCAAGGGCGAAAAGGCGGGGAAGAACCCCGACGAGGACATCAAGACCGCCGGCGAGAAGCTCTCGGAGTCCTACGAGCGACTCGAGGACGACGACGCCGAAGGAGCGGTCGGTAACTGGCGAGAGTCGATCGATTACGTCGCGCGCGCGGCCGACTCCGCGAGTCGCAAGGCGCTCCGGCGCGTCGAGGACACGGTCTACCAGAACGTGATGACCCAGCTGGCGCCGTACTACTTCGACAACGAACTGATCAGCGCTAACATCCAGCAGGCTGCGCGCAACGGCGGAAACGGCGAGCAGTTCGTCTTCGAGGTCAACGTCAACGATGACGTCCTCAAGGACGACGTCTCCGACCGACTCGCCGAGTACGAGGACGAGGTCGACCGCTGGCACGTCGGCGTCGAGAAGGACACCGACGCGGCCGAGGCCATCGAGGGCGCCGAACCGCCGCCGGAGCCCGACGACGACTCGCGGTCGACGACGAACTGA
- a CDS encoding amino acid ABC transporter permease gives MSASKAFGLERLRGTIGDVDRSLAVVVGVIFWGWLLARWLYDWVISRLGVGPGAGEQFVSVAPLESMAAIFEDTVAVYGPVPVPLTSVELGPLVVPMDWLASLLNGIALGIEIAPALAAGAWYTIVLTIASIALGLVIAVPVAVVRVYGGPLRWLALAYTELIRGTPLLAQLFVLYYTPYLAVPLSEVDLIGRGFVPGYAFWIAIVGFTINGSAYQAEYIRGALESVDEGQLTAARAIGLSKLEGIRHVVLPQTLRYGIPAWTNELVYLIKYSSLAGFITVPELYYRASDIASSTFEYTPIYVLLGLVYLGLVLSATNVMSRVERRVAIPGLGRAEGRQQGTAE, from the coding sequence ATGAGCGCGTCGAAGGCGTTCGGCTTGGAGCGACTCCGCGGCACGATCGGCGACGTCGACCGCAGTCTCGCGGTCGTCGTCGGCGTCATCTTCTGGGGCTGGCTGCTCGCGCGCTGGCTCTACGACTGGGTGATCAGCCGACTGGGCGTCGGTCCGGGCGCCGGCGAGCAGTTCGTCTCGGTCGCCCCCCTCGAGTCGATGGCGGCGATATTCGAAGACACGGTGGCGGTGTACGGTCCGGTTCCCGTTCCGTTGACGTCGGTGGAGCTCGGTCCGCTCGTCGTACCGATGGACTGGCTCGCGAGCCTACTGAACGGCATCGCGCTGGGGATCGAGATCGCGCCCGCGTTGGCCGCGGGCGCGTGGTACACGATCGTCCTGACGATCGCCAGCATCGCGCTCGGGCTCGTCATCGCCGTCCCGGTCGCCGTGGTCCGAGTCTACGGCGGTCCGCTCCGGTGGCTCGCGCTGGCCTACACCGAACTGATCCGCGGGACGCCGCTGCTGGCCCAACTGTTCGTGCTCTACTACACGCCCTACCTGGCGGTCCCGCTCAGCGAGGTCGACCTCATCGGCCGGGGCTTCGTCCCCGGATACGCCTTCTGGATCGCCATCGTCGGCTTCACCATCAACGGCTCGGCTTACCAGGCCGAGTACATCCGCGGCGCCTTGGAGAGCGTCGACGAGGGGCAGTTGACTGCCGCCCGGGCCATCGGTCTCTCGAAACTCGAGGGCATCCGCCACGTCGTCCTGCCGCAGACGCTGCGCTACGGGATTCCGGCGTGGACGAACGAGCTCGTCTACCTGATCAAGTACTCCTCGCTGGCGGGCTTTATCACGGTGCCGGAGCTGTACTACCGCGCCAGCGATATCGCGTCGTCGACGTTCGAGTACACGCCGATCTACGTCCTGCTCGGGCTGGTCTACCTCGGACTCGTCCTCTCGGCGACGAACGTCATGAGCCGCGTCGAGCGCCGGGTCGCGATCCCCGGCCTGGGACGGGCCGAAGGGCGCCAGCAGGGGACGGCCGAGTAG
- a CDS encoding amino acid ABC transporter ATP-binding protein, giving the protein MTEHRTDDAGGTDHATTRAADGPLLRIDDLYKSYGDEEVLKGIDLEIDRGDVEVLVGPSGSGKSTLLRCCNRLTEVDSGDIYLGDLEVTAPDTDPDEVRQQIGMVFQDINLFAHLTARKNVTLGLRKVKGLPKAEARQRADAELERVGLADQADSYPAQLSGGQKQRVGIARALAMDPKVMLFDEPTSALDPELSNEVLEVMRGLVAEGMTMVVVTHEMRFARGGATNISFLADGQLVERGPPERLFENPTHDRTAEFFESIRHD; this is encoded by the coding sequence GTGACCGAACACCGAACCGACGACGCCGGCGGCACCGACCACGCAACGACGCGGGCGGCGGACGGGCCGCTGCTTCGCATCGACGACCTCTACAAGTCCTACGGCGACGAGGAGGTGCTGAAGGGGATCGACCTCGAGATCGACCGCGGCGACGTCGAGGTGCTGGTCGGCCCCAGCGGCAGCGGCAAGTCGACGCTGCTGCGGTGTTGTAACCGACTGACGGAGGTCGACAGCGGCGACATCTACCTCGGCGATCTGGAGGTGACCGCGCCGGACACCGACCCCGACGAGGTGCGCCAGCAGATCGGAATGGTGTTTCAGGACATCAACCTCTTCGCGCACCTCACCGCGCGCAAGAACGTCACGCTCGGGCTCCGCAAGGTGAAGGGCCTCCCCAAGGCCGAGGCCCGCCAGCGGGCCGACGCCGAACTCGAGCGCGTCGGCCTCGCCGATCAGGCCGACTCCTACCCGGCACAGCTGTCGGGCGGCCAGAAACAGCGCGTCGGCATCGCCCGCGCGCTCGCGATGGACCCGAAGGTCATGCTGTTCGACGAGCCGACGAGCGCGCTCGACCCCGAACTGAGCAACGAGGTGCTCGAGGTGATGCGCGGTCTCGTCGCCGAGGGGATGACGATGGTCGTCGTCACCCACGAGATGCGCTTCGCCCGCGGCGGCGCGACCAATATCTCGTTCCTCGCCGACGGACAACTCGTCGAGCGCGGACCGCCCGAGAGACTCTTCGAGAATCCGACGCACGACCGAACGGCCGAGTTCTTCGAGAGCATCCGTCATGACTGA
- a CDS encoding amino acid ABC transporter permease, translating into MDFAVQAADAAVTLPVGQLLPIGEETVGRLLGEDVEFVYRNAEYLLWGAVISVLLTVTSILLGFLAGFPAGAIETYGSGYSRAFVRKFGVLLRGTPILVIMLVTFFVLPYGIVHGAVEALLGALDFVLGPTPFTAAVDVPGAFVAATLALGFRSAAYQSQIFRGALQSIDEGQMEAARSIGMSRLEAIRHVIVPQALRRSVPGFQNEFTIVLKDTSIAFAIGLAELLKRSEDLFIEQTTAILEVIVFISLLYFVLTFTTNRTLDYVNNRFAIPGESS; encoded by the coding sequence ATGGATTTCGCAGTACAGGCGGCAGACGCCGCGGTGACGCTTCCGGTCGGGCAACTCCTGCCGATCGGCGAGGAGACGGTCGGCCGGCTGCTCGGCGAGGACGTGGAGTTCGTCTACCGCAACGCCGAGTATCTGCTGTGGGGAGCGGTCATCTCGGTTCTCCTGACGGTCACCAGCATTCTGCTCGGTTTCCTGGCCGGCTTTCCGGCCGGCGCGATCGAGACCTACGGGAGCGGCTACTCGCGGGCGTTCGTCCGAAAGTTCGGCGTCCTGCTCCGAGGGACGCCGATTCTCGTCATCATGCTCGTCACGTTCTTCGTGCTTCCTTATGGTATCGTCCACGGCGCGGTCGAAGCGCTCCTCGGCGCGCTCGATTTCGTCCTCGGACCGACGCCGTTCACCGCGGCCGTCGACGTTCCCGGTGCGTTCGTCGCGGCGACGCTCGCGCTCGGCTTTCGCAGCGCGGCCTACCAGTCGCAGATCTTCCGCGGCGCGTTACAGAGCATCGACGAGGGCCAGATGGAGGCCGCCCGCTCGATCGGGATGAGCCGACTCGAGGCGATCCGACACGTGATCGTCCCGCAGGCGCTGCGGCGCAGCGTACCGGGCTTTCAGAACGAGTTCACGATCGTGCTGAAAGACACCTCGATCGCCTTCGCGATCGGACTCGCCGAACTCCTCAAGCGCAGCGAGGACCTGTTCATCGAACAGACCACGGCGATCCTCGAGGTCATCGTCTTCATCAGCCTGCTCTACTTCGTGCTGACCTTCACGACGAATCGGACGCTCGACTACGTGAACAACCGCTTCGCAATTCCGGGTGAATCTTCGTGA
- a CDS encoding basic amino acid ABC transporter substrate-binding protein yields the protein MTDETETFDRRSYLKLTGVTGIAATGFAGCLEDAGNGNDEGDQSDGASGENEIIAGTAPGFQPFEMNRDGELVGFDIDHLEAVVDETDYELTGWEEFEFDTLIQALNNGNIDVIAAAMTINDERREQIAFTDPYYSANQSVLVQTGGGFQPSDLDDLAGRTLGAQSGTTGEGIIEDEVEDPDYQSYENYVYAVQELEQGRIEAIVIDQPVAESFEADREVEIAFTFETGEEYGLGVRQDDDDLREALNEGIAAVQESGEYEEITQEWFGE from the coding sequence ATGACCGACGAAACCGAAACGTTCGACAGGCGGAGTTACCTGAAGCTAACGGGCGTCACGGGGATCGCCGCGACGGGATTCGCCGGCTGTCTCGAAGACGCCGGAAACGGAAACGATGAGGGGGATCAAAGCGACGGTGCCTCCGGCGAGAACGAAATCATCGCCGGAACGGCGCCCGGCTTCCAGCCGTTCGAGATGAACCGAGACGGCGAACTGGTCGGATTCGACATCGACCACCTGGAGGCGGTCGTCGATGAGACCGACTACGAACTGACTGGCTGGGAGGAGTTTGAGTTCGATACGCTGATTCAGGCGCTCAACAACGGCAACATCGACGTGATCGCGGCGGCCATGACGATCAACGACGAGCGCAGAGAGCAGATCGCGTTCACCGACCCCTACTACAGCGCCAATCAGTCGGTGCTCGTCCAGACCGGTGGCGGCTTCCAGCCCTCGGACCTCGACGACCTCGCGGGCCGAACGCTCGGCGCGCAGTCGGGAACCACGGGCGAAGGAATCATCGAGGACGAGGTCGAAGATCCGGACTACCAATCGTACGAAAACTACGTCTACGCCGTCCAGGAACTGGAGCAAGGGAGGATCGAGGCCATCGTCATCGACCAGCCCGTCGCCGAGTCGTTCGAGGCGGACCGCGAGGTCGAGATCGCTTTCACGTTCGAGACCGGCGAGGAGTACGGTCTCGGGGTCCGACAGGACGACGACGACCTCCGAGAGGCGCTCAACGAGGGGATCGCGGCCGTCCAGGAGTCGGGCGAGTACGAAGAGATCACGCAGGAGTGGTTCGGCGAGTAA
- a CDS encoding inorganic phosphate transporter, which translates to MVELVTIATFLVAALASLFMAWAIGAGSSGSTPFAPAVGANAISVMRAGFLVGILGFAGAVLQGANVSEAVGADLIGGVTLSPMAATIALAIAAGLVAIGVFAGYPIATAFTVTGAVIGVGLGMGGDPAWAKYTEIATLWILTPFVGGGIAYSIARALRAELIDEKYLIVVLAAFVGVLVANIEFAILGSGAGGGASIAEASSGWVPGSAVVGVVAMTTLIAALWAVVVGLDLRSGLESGERHFLLVLGGLVAFSAGGSQVGLAVGPLLPLSGDLEIPLMALLVGGGFGLLLGSWTGAPRMIKAISQDYSSLGPRRSIAALIPSFMIAQSAVLFGIPVSFNEIIVSAIIGSGYAAAGAGGGVSGRKMAYTVLAWIGSLAGSIALSYVGFTAISLVLG; encoded by the coding sequence ATGGTCGAGCTCGTGACGATCGCGACGTTTTTGGTGGCCGCCCTCGCCAGCCTCTTCATGGCCTGGGCGATCGGCGCCGGCTCGAGCGGCTCGACGCCGTTCGCGCCGGCGGTCGGCGCCAACGCGATCTCGGTGATGCGAGCGGGTTTTCTCGTCGGCATCCTCGGATTCGCCGGCGCCGTGTTGCAGGGGGCGAACGTCTCCGAGGCGGTCGGCGCCGACCTGATCGGCGGGGTGACGCTGTCGCCGATGGCGGCGACGATCGCGCTGGCGATCGCGGCCGGACTGGTCGCGATCGGCGTCTTCGCCGGCTACCCGATCGCGACCGCGTTCACGGTGACCGGCGCGGTCATCGGCGTCGGCCTCGGGATGGGCGGCGACCCCGCGTGGGCGAAGTACACCGAAATCGCCACGCTCTGGATCCTGACGCCGTTCGTCGGCGGCGGCATCGCGTACTCGATCGCCCGCGCGCTCCGCGCCGAACTGATCGACGAGAAGTATCTCATCGTCGTTCTGGCGGCCTTCGTCGGCGTTCTCGTCGCCAACATCGAGTTCGCGATCCTCGGGTCGGGCGCGGGCGGCGGCGCGTCGATCGCCGAGGCCTCGAGCGGGTGGGTTCCCGGTTCCGCAGTCGTCGGCGTCGTCGCGATGACGACCCTGATCGCGGCCCTCTGGGCGGTCGTGGTCGGGCTCGATCTCCGGAGCGGCCTCGAGAGCGGCGAGCGCCACTTCCTGCTCGTGCTGGGCGGGCTGGTCGCGTTCTCGGCGGGCGGCAGTCAGGTCGGGCTGGCGGTCGGTCCGCTGCTCCCGCTGTCGGGCGACCTCGAGATTCCCCTGATGGCCCTGCTCGTCGGCGGCGGCTTCGGCCTCCTGCTGGGGTCGTGGACCGGCGCCCCGCGGATGATCAAGGCGATCTCGCAGGACTACTCATCGCTGGGGCCGCGGCGTTCGATCGCCGCGCTCATCCCCTCGTTCATGATCGCCCAGTCGGCCGTCCTCTTCGGGATCCCCGTCTCGTTCAACGAGATCATCGTCAGCGCGATCATCGGGAGCGGCTACGCCGCGGCCGGCGCCGGCGGCGGCGTCAGCGGCCGGAAGATGGCGTACACCGTCCTCGCGTGGATCGGTTCGCTCGCCGGCTCAATCGCCCTCTCGTACGTCGGCTTCACGGCGATCTCCCTCGTGCTGGGGTGA